GCTGGACCACAGCAAGTACGCCCGAACTTTTGGCAGCAGCCCAACGCCCCACGGCCAGGCGATCGGCGAGACGCTCAAGTGGTTTCGGCAACATTCGCCTGCCGAACGCTGATGTCGGCCTGTGGTAGAACCTGCGCATGGGAGGTCGTGCGCAAGGCGGTGCGGCGGAGGAAGGACCGACGGCCCTGACCGTTCGCATTGCGAGCTCGGCCGATGCCGAGGCGGTCGGTCAGCTCCTGCACGATTTCAACAGCGAATTCGGAGAGCCGACACCGGGGCCGGACCGGCTGGCCGAACGGATCCGTCGCCTGCTGGCCGTCGGCGACACGATCATCTTGCTCGAAGGGACGGGGCCGGACGGCGTCGCGGTGCTGCGCTTCCGGGCGGCGATCTGGAGCGACGCTCCTGAGTGCTATCTCGCCGAGCTGTACGTCGTGCCG
Above is a window of Candidatus Dormiibacterota bacterium DNA encoding:
- a CDS encoding GNAT family N-acetyltransferase — protein: MGGRAQGGAAEEGPTALTVRIASSADAEAVGQLLHDFNSEFGEPTPGPDRLAERIRRLLAVGDTIILLEGTGPDGVAVLRFRAAIWSDAPECYLAELYVVPQSRGRGLGRSLMEAAIEAARARGADHMDLGTSE